The Macaca fascicularis isolate 582-1 chromosome 14, T2T-MFA8v1.1 genome contains the following window.
CGTTGATGGTGAAGACGATGTCGGGCAGGCTGCTGATGGCTGAGCAGCTGACCACCATCTGGAAAGAGTGAGGTGAGAAAAGTTACAAGGGTTTTGGTCCCGTGTGCCTGGCACACCCACTATTTGAGTGTAGAACAGAGCCGTCGGGGCTGGACTCACCTCGCCGTCTGAGTTCTCGCTGGCTCCGATGTCGCTCTGGATGTTGGCAATGGGGCTGGTTGGGCCGGTCAGCAGAGAGGTGCCGGTGTCAACAATGGCCTGGCAGCCCTCAGCGCAGGCGATGGCCTCTCCGTTCATGGTGATGCTGAGGGCAAGAAGCAAGTGAAGGTTCCTGAGCCCTCAGGGGTACATCTCTCCAAGGATGAACCAGGAGGTGACCCCAGACATTTCTTCCCCACCCATCCATTGGCCAGTGAGTGAAATTTCTGTTCCTCTCGTTTACACATTCATTCATCCTGCATTCatttatgcaacaaatattttGCAAGTGCCCACTCTCTGCCAGGCATGGGAAACGCAAAGCTAAACCAGACAGCCTCACagttccaggctgcagggagctccCGGCCTGGCTGGCAAGATAAGTTATGGTGGCAGAAGGGCAGGATGATAAGCCAGGCGTGCGGCAGGGAACAAAACAGCGTCCAGAGTGAGAGGCGGTGGAGGGAAGCAGCCAGGGGAGCAGACACCCAGGGATTCCAGGCAggtgaagagagaaggaggacaTCAACAGGGGACGGTATGCGGGGAGGGACAGAGACCagagggctggggcaggagtTGGAGGAACTGGTGAAATGCTAGCATGGCTGGGCAGACATGAGGTGATCAATGtgtcctggtttgcctgggatGGTCCCGGTTTTAGTACCGAAAGTCCTTGTCCTGGAGAATTGTTCACTCTTGAGAAATGACTTCACACAATTTCTTAGCCATTTTGCCCTACTTCTAGACTGAAAGTGACACATTTCTTCGAGTGGGAGGAGCATTGCTGGTTCCCAGGCCCGTTAAATTGAGATGTGTGGACAGGTGGTTGCCCAGCTTTCCCCAGGGATGCCGGTGGATTGTTCTGCCTCCGTGACTATTAGGACATTGGCTATCTGACGCTTGCAGAGTCTCGGCTTCCCAGACAGCTCTTCCCTCCTCCGCCCGGGACGTGTCTTTCTATGGTTTCTCTGGCCGGGCCAACTTCCGCCTTCCCCCTGGAGTGTGTTCCCCTGTGTCAGCTCTCCCTGGGGGGATTCTGGAAAGCTGGTTAGCTATGAATCCATAAGGAAATGGGATGTGGGGCCCAGGCCTGGATGCTGCCTATCTGTGGCAGTCCCACCTGTCCACGGAGATCTGCCAGTAACCCTCGACAGAAACAGGAACCCAGTTCAGACTTCCAGTGTAGTAAGAAGAGTCAATGCCACCAAATATCACCACGCTGCCACTCTGGTCATCGCTGTGGAAAGTGAGGGAAGAAGACATGAATTTCTCTGTTCGTTCATTTCTGTGAACATCTGCTGTTGGCTCCTCGGAGCTACCCTTGATTGGGCACTTGGCAGGCTGTCCTGGGGTGTGACAAATGTGGTTTCTTGTCCTCTTAGGCCAGGGCCCACGCAGTGGACACTGTCACTGTTATTTCCACTTACCATGAGGACACTGAGCCTGAGGGAGGTGAGgtcacctgcccaaggtcacacagcgggGGAGTGGTGGAACTACGTTTGGAAGAACACGGGTCTTTTAGGTTGATGTGTGGTTTCCACTGTGGTACTCACTCTAGTTGCCATGGCGACCCCAGGGATGTGAATGGGTGACAGTGTCGGCTCTTAAGGACTTGATGGTGGAGATCTCTTGTTCTTAGCTGGGAGCAGTTTTGCCCCCAGGggaatgtctggagacattttggatTGATTGGGTGGGGGTAgtggatgctactggcatctaatgtTTAGAGGCTGGGGATGCTGCCAAATGTCCTACAATGCATGGGACAGTCCCTGGCAAGGACTTATGCTGGTCTGAAATGTTAATAATGCCCAGATTGAGAGACTCAGATCTAGCTGGGGAGATACAACGGCCCCACGTGAAATATTTAAGTGCTCATAAAGGCAGATTATGTTTCAGAGCCACCTTGAACATCAACTGGCCAAGAGGAACACATGACAAAGAGCCTTCCTGTTGTAAATTGCAGGAGTCCTTGTTATTtcaatattcattttctaaatctTTGCAGTTTCAGGGTAGATGCAGAACAAATGTAGATGGCAATAAGAAATCAGTCATCGGAGAACTGGCCATGTATAAAACATGACCCCCTCACTGAACCCACCCACCTTTGCTGTGAACGTCTCACAGTGTAATGCTATATAGCGAGGACCTAGATGTGTAGTTACGAACCGAGGAAACAAGTGAATGACGGCAAATCCTTTCAAAAGACGAGGACGTTCGTGAGTGTTAGAGGAACGTTGAGTGTCTTAAGAAAGTGGATGATGCCCTCAGATATTCTTGCGTAACACTCTACTCAGCCCAAATTGACATTTGatttattctttgttcatttgtttgtttgttcatgtatttctttgttcattcctagAATTAGCCCACGGTCACAAATGGAACCTAGGTTTTATTAAATCACAAAAGAAACTtgctttcatgatttaaaaatgtcatcATCCATGATATATCTTGatcaaatcttttcatttttgtgttatggaattttgttctgttttaagtGTAttcactttgtttatttatttatttattttctgagatggagtctcgctctgttgcccagactggaatgcagtggcacaatcttggctcactgcaacctccgcctcccaggctcaagcgattctccctgcctcagcctcccgagtagctgggtgtactggtgcctgccaccacgcctggctaatttttgtattttttagtagagacagggttttgccatgttgaccaggctggtcttgaactcctgacttcaggtgatcctcatgtctcagactcccaaagtgttgggattacaagcatgaaccaccgtgtctggccaagtGTATTCATTTCAGTGGCATCTTTGGGGGCCAAGGATGAGGGAACTGGCACTGAGGGGCAAATGGCTGAGGACATTTGAGTTGTGCACATCAAGGGGATAAAGATGCTGGTAAATGAGATGGAGTGCACATGGCCCGTCAGAGAGAGACTTGGCACTATCACTCTCCAAAGACACATTTCTCTAGCCTCAAAAATTGACTTTCCAAATCCCTTGCTTCCCAAGACCCTCTCCATCGCAGCCAGCCTTGAACAGCTGCTGCTGGGCCAGAACACTGTGACCTctggagggggaggtgggaggaggcccCTCTCCACCCAACTTACGCGCTCAGGTAGACAGAGAAGAGGTCCTGAGAAACCAGGCCCTGGTCCCAGATGTTGTCAAAGACGGGTGTGGCCCCGGAGGAGGAAATGCTGGGGTAGGCCAGCCCCAGGATGCCGTCGAAGGGAGCATAATACAGGAAGGAGCCGGGTTCGGTCTCGCTCAAGCCGAAGATCTGATTGGTGTCTGAGATGCCTCCAACCTGGGTGGGGGAACCGAGATGATGTTCACCATCAGGTCATGTCCACTGAGCTCTGGGTGCCAGCCTCAGGCCCACAGCTGCCCTGGTTCATCCCATGCAGGACTTGGCTTCTAGGGCATCAGCCcagaaggaggggagagggactgTCTCCTGGAATGCTCGTTCCTCTGCTGGAGGTAACCATGGCAGCTGATCTGCAGATGGCCACGGTCTATGACTCAGTGTGAGATTTTGCTGGAGAACAGATtcactgtgtgtttgtgttacGGATGAAGAAATGCAAAGCAGACCCCGGGCGAATCAGGGCCTTTGACCCCTGCCATGCCCCAAAAGTAGCAGAGAGGGCTTGTGGAGATTTGAGGACGTGGGGGGGCTGCAGgttgggagaaggaggaagaggaggaggtgccagttAGAATTGAGCCTTTACTGACTCTCTCCACCCTCCATAACATTCTGCTTGGGTGGAGCTGAGGCTGGCTTATGGCTCCCGGCAGCCCACCCTTTTACTCACTGCCACCCGAGCTAGCAACGTCTGTGACATCTCTGCTGCTTCTCCCCCAGCCCGTACCCCCAATCAGGTTACTTTTGTGATCACCAAGACTCATCGTGCTGGAATAAGCTGATTCTGGGGGTGCCTGATGGCGGGATGCAGCGGCAGCCTGCAGGCGCCCACCTGGACAGTGTCGTATCCGAGGATGCCTGTCATGCTGCCGGTGCCGTAGGTGATGGAGAGTGTCCCGCTGGTGGACTGGTAGGTGGAGGAATCCTGAGGGTTGAAGAGGTTGTGGTTGGCTGCAACGGCAAGCAGTGATTGTCAGTCTCTGAGAGCTGGGTGAAGGTCACAGGCTGGGATGTCTTCCTGGGATGGGGTGCCCTGGCCCCAGGAAGGGCTCTGGAGGTGAGCAGTGACCTTTTCCCCTAGACCCTTGGACCCCAAGAGACCCCATGTTCTGTCCTGTCTCATTGAACTCCTGGGACCCTTCACTGATGGCAGGTACCCAGGAAACCCCAAGGGCCTACCGGGGACTCCCCAAGGCCAACATTGAGCTGAGCAGGCTGGTGGCTACCCAGTGACGAGCGCTTTCACCCCCCAGCCCGCGGCCAGTGCTCCCATTATGTGGATGATGACACAGGCACCCCATCTTAATTAAAACTCAGGTGAAAACATTAGAAGAGGAAGGAACCCACAACACACATTGTTCATGACTTCCAAAGACAAGCTCTCTTTCATTAGCAaccaatgatttttcttttttttttttaaaggagctcaGCACTCACCTCTAGCCTGTCCGGGCCAGGCTTTGGAGCCATTTCCTCACACTGGACTCTTTCCTAGCGGGCTATTCTACAGCCCGTTGGCCCTGTCTTGCTTTGGGCCCCTACATTTCCTCTCCCAGGCTGTGGGTATTTTGGGGAGCTTCTCTCTTCCCCACAGACTGGAAAATCTTTGACCGCAGGGATCGTATCACTCATCCCTTTACCCCGTGGAGCACCTGCGCCCAGTGCTTGGcacgtagtaggtgctcagtaaatgcctgTCGAGTGGCTCCAGCAGGCTTGAGGTGGGAGCTGTCAGAAGCCCACGGGTGTCCAGGGTTCCCCAGGGTCAGCTGGTGCTGGGGAGCGAGAGTGGGGTGGGGCAGGCTGGGAACTTACTGCATGCGAGACTGGAGCAGTAGACTGAGGGCACCCACAGGTTGGAGGATCCGGTGTCAAAGATCACGGTGAAATCCTGGGCAGGGGTTCCGATGCCGATAGTGCCGAAGTACTCCACCTGCCGAGGCCGGGACAGCACAGTTCATGGACCGGGGTCTCTCTGTCAGGGCCTCCCTAGGGGCTCTCTCTGGGTCACCTCCTCGGTTGCCCTCTCtaccttttccttccctcctcacagttcttgtctttctcttcccAGCCACTGCCTTCATCCTTCTAAGCCCAGCCCTGGCGTCCCTTCCTCCTTGAAGTCTTCCCTGATTGCTCCCCCAATTTACCTTCTGCTCTCTCCTAAGCACCACAAGCATCTAACAGTCTGCTGTTCCCTCTTCAGCCATTGTCTTGTCTGTCACAGTCTTCCCATCCTtacagcacatgttctcagagGATGGAATCTCAGAGGATGGGGGTGGAATCTTCTAGCACCGGGCAAGTGACAGCTTAAGTGCTTGTGCCTTAAATTGTTTTTCAGAAGCTAAGCAAGCCACCTAAAGATGGAAACCTGGCTGGTTTTCTTATTTCTACATCTAGATGTGTGAGCAGGTTGCAAGAAAGGGCATTGccagtatttttcttcttcttttttttttctgaggcaagtcttgctctgttttccaggctggagtgcagtggcacgatctcggctcactgcagcctctgcctcctgggttccagtgattctcctgcctcagcctcccaagtagctgggatgacaggtgtgtgccatcacgcccggctaatttttgtatttgtagtagtgacagggtttcaccatgtttccaggctgatcttgaactcctgacctcaagtgatccacccacctcagccaacCAACCAGTATTTTTATTCTGAGTGGCAGCACTTTCCCCCCTTGCCGGCTCTGTTCTCGCCACACTGGTCTGCTTGCTGTTCTTTGGTGATGACTAGtcactcctgccccagggccttagCATTGGCTATTCCTTGTGCTAGGAAAATGTTTATTCTAGATCTTTCTTTGGCTgatcttttttttcaaaaatcaatcattCGGGTGTAGTCAAATGTCCCCTCTACCAACAGTCCTTCTGTGACCACTTTATCTAAATTTGCTCCCTTTCGatcttctttttccccatagtccaATTAATTAATTTGTCTTGGCCCTCATCAGTACCTGAAATTATCTTCCACGCTTGCTTATCTGTCATCCCCTGtagaatataagctccaggaACTTTGATTATTCACCATTGTTTTGGCCACTTGCATAGCCTCTGGCACATAGAGAGGTGCCAATATTTGCCAAATATTTGTTAACTAAATAAATGCACTAACTAAGCCTCTTACCAAGGGCCTGCCAGACCCCATGCTAAGCACTCCAGAAAACATGATTGCGTGAATTCCTGGCAACAACCTCTGTTGGTAGatattagtgtttttgttttccagaccAAGAAACGGGCTCAGAGGATTTAAATGTCTTGGCCAAGGTCCTGTGACTTAGAGGCGCTAGAACCCACATTTGCACTAGGTCTGCTGGATGGCGGAGGCCAATCTCTGAACCACAGGCATCACTGCTCTGTGCCCtctgccctgtgccaggcacagaggggACATACGATATCTGTGGGAAGGCAGGGTGTTTGCTGTCGGCTCTGAAATAATAAAGTCAGAGTGATCTTTCTGAAACTCGGATCTGATTTTGTCACCCCCTGTTTGAGATAAATCAGTGGCAGTTAGGATGGAGCCTCTCTCCGTCCACCCCTCGGCTCCTCGGGCCGCAGTCTGCAGcacccttcttccctccctctgggCTCTCCTTCAAATGCCCTGTGCTCCCGCCTGCACAGGGTTCGGCACAAGTGATCAGGCTGTGCGGAGTTCTGTCTTCTATTGGATATTCCCGCTCTTCCTGCATGGCTCCGCGGAGGCTCCCTGCCCAAGTGGCAGAGTCTCGTAGTGTGACACCTTCACTCTGTGGTCCTCCTGCTGcctgttcttttcattgctttGCAAGACTCCTTGATTACTGTCTTTCTCTCCTTGGCTATGACTTTGCTCACTGCTGTTTCCTCCTGAGCCCCACAGAGGCCCTGATATTTAACGAGGCGCTCAGAAGAAATGAACATTGCATGAAcaagtgaaggaatgaatgaatgaacaagaagCAACAGCTCTGTGAACTTTCCTGCCTGCCCGGGGCCACTGACACCTAGGGGCAGACCCTGGGTCACTGCCTGGAGCCTCAGAGCCCCGGCCCATCCTCCAAGACCCCAGGGAAACACTCTTTCCTGCCGGCCAAGTCCTCAGAGCCGGCCCCGCCGCTTGCCCACACACTCACATCCAGGTAGTTCTCC
Protein-coding sequences here:
- the LOC135967005 gene encoding pepsin A-like; its protein translation is MKWLLLLGLVALSECIIYKVPLVRKKSLRRNLSEHGLLKDFLKKHNRNPASKYFPQAEAPTLIDEQPLENYLDVEYFGTIGIGTPAQDFTVIFDTGSSNLWVPSVYCSSLACTNHNLFNPQDSSTYQSTSGTLSITYGTGSMTGILGYDTVQVGGISDTNQIFGLSETEPGSFLYYAPFDGILGLAYPSISSSGATPVFDNIWDQGLVSQDLFSVYLSADDQSGSVVIFGGIDSSYYTGSLNWVPVSVEGYWQISVDSITMNGEAIACAEGCQAIVDTGTSLLTGPTSPIANIQSDIGASENSDGEMVVSCSAISSLPDIVFTINGVQYPLPPSAYILQSQGSCISGFQGMDIPTESGELWILGDVFIRQYFTVFDRANNQVGLAPVA